The following proteins are encoded in a genomic region of Leptospira langatensis:
- the bfr gene encoding bacterioferritin, whose product MKGNQEVLEILAEVLSAELTAINQYFIHAKMNKNWGYDKLASYMKKESIEEMNHADQVIERILFLDGVPDLQRYMKINVGKDTESIFKNDLEVEYLAVERLNRGIEIATRNKDNGTRELLEKILVSEEEHIDWLEAQLEIIKTIGVQNYLAQQLS is encoded by the coding sequence GTGAAAGGTAACCAAGAAGTCCTCGAAATCTTAGCGGAAGTACTCTCCGCCGAATTAACCGCTATCAATCAGTATTTTATTCACGCAAAGATGAATAAGAACTGGGGCTACGACAAGCTCGCGAGTTATATGAAAAAAGAATCTATCGAAGAGATGAACCACGCAGACCAAGTCATAGAGCGCATTCTCTTCTTAGACGGAGTTCCCGATCTTCAAAGATACATGAAGATCAATGTCGGCAAGGACACAGAGAGCATCTTCAAGAACGACTTGGAGGTGGAGTACCTCGCAGTGGAACGTCTGAATCGCGGCATAGAGATCGCGACCAGAAACAAAGACAACGGCACACGTGAATTGCTCGAGAAGATCCTCGTTTCCGAGGAGGAGCATATCGACTGGCTCGAGGCCCAGCTAGAGATCATCAAAACCATAGGCGTCCAAAACTATTTGGCCCAACAACTTTCCTAG
- a CDS encoding D-alanine--D-alanine ligase, whose product MTPSSFPSVLIVADIQSPNFEKKNMQEWEDLESVLEIRSKLEELGEKVEILESPSKLLQKLSEFSDLAFEARPVLFHLVEGFLSRNREALLPSLAEFAGFPHTGSDAYAQTLSLDKHLSKLTASSLGIPTASWGILEINSVEDPTKFPNSQSPHPNSSSLIGFRGSGLPSGSEFPIFLKPRFEGSSLGIGEENQIIDISSLQEFLDSKLRTHSSWIWETYLPGEEWTVAVIGSTKLGYRVSSVARIDLEGSPEEVYGEITKTKLSMPEKLHFDLDENRSRWIQEASLALCRSVGTSGAVRLDWKADRNGVPNFLEWNLTPGLSSYYSSYPICYSMDFGSYSQLLAELLMIAREDFTTERFSYSRQKTEKETGPYSR is encoded by the coding sequence ATGACGCCTTCTTCTTTCCCCAGTGTTCTTATCGTTGCCGATATCCAAAGCCCAAACTTTGAAAAGAAGAATATGCAGGAATGGGAAGATCTGGAATCCGTTTTAGAGATCCGATCCAAGTTAGAGGAATTGGGGGAGAAGGTGGAGATCCTAGAATCTCCGTCGAAGTTACTACAAAAACTCTCCGAATTTTCGGATCTTGCCTTCGAAGCTAGACCGGTTCTATTCCATTTGGTAGAAGGATTTCTTTCTAGGAACCGAGAAGCCTTATTGCCCAGCCTGGCCGAATTTGCAGGCTTCCCTCATACTGGGTCGGATGCATATGCACAAACATTGAGCCTGGATAAGCATCTTTCCAAGTTAACTGCTTCTTCCTTAGGGATCCCGACTGCTTCTTGGGGGATCTTAGAGATCAACTCTGTCGAAGATCCTACAAAATTTCCCAATTCTCAATCTCCTCACCCCAACTCATCTTCTCTCATCGGCTTCCGAGGCTCGGGACTTCCTTCCGGATCTGAATTCCCGATCTTTCTGAAGCCCAGATTTGAGGGTTCGAGCCTCGGGATCGGGGAAGAAAATCAGATCATTGATATTTCCTCACTGCAAGAATTCTTAGATTCTAAATTACGCACTCATTCTTCCTGGATATGGGAAACGTATTTACCGGGAGAAGAATGGACTGTGGCTGTGATCGGCTCGACTAAGCTTGGATACAGAGTAAGTTCTGTGGCTCGCATCGATCTGGAAGGATCTCCGGAAGAAGTGTACGGAGAGATCACTAAGACAAAACTCTCTATGCCGGAGAAATTGCATTTCGATCTAGACGAGAATAGAAGCCGATGGATACAGGAAGCATCTTTGGCCTTATGCAGATCAGTAGGAACATCCGGCGCGGTTCGCTTGGACTGGAAGGCGGATCGGAACGGGGTTCCTAATTTCCTGGAATGGAACCTGACTCCGGGACTTTCTTCGTATTACAGCAGTTATCCGATCTGTTATTCGATGGATTTCGGCTCCTATTCCCAACTACTTGCAGAATTATTAATGATCGCCAGAGAAGATTTTACTACGGAAAGATTTTCCTATTCCAGACAAAAAACAGAAAAAGAGACGGGTCCATATTCCAGATGA
- a CDS encoding DCC1-like thiol-disulfide oxidoreductase family protein — protein MKQNVFLYDGDCSFCTDLALKLSQRSMDQEIRFLSFRNLSTEELKAIHPGLDPSVAQGNVQYVLGNMRYPGFFAVRRLSHSLRGWRWLSPLLYLPLVPILGMMVMSLLKSFKTRS, from the coding sequence ATGAAACAAAATGTCTTTCTATACGATGGCGACTGTTCTTTCTGCACGGATCTGGCATTAAAATTATCCCAAAGATCCATGGACCAAGAGATCCGTTTTTTAAGTTTTCGTAATCTTTCTACAGAAGAATTAAAAGCCATCCATCCAGGCCTAGATCCGTCCGTCGCTCAAGGCAATGTGCAGTATGTATTGGGAAATATGAGATACCCGGGATTCTTTGCGGTGAGAAGGCTTTCCCATTCCTTAAGAGGTTGGAGATGGCTTTCTCCCCTTCTCTATTTGCCTCTTGTTCCGATCTTAGGAATGATGGTAATGAGCCTCTTAAAATCCTTTAAAACAAGATCTTAA
- a CDS encoding THUMP domain-containing class I SAM-dependent RNA methyltransferase → MFHASCGDGLSFLLAEEVKEAGLELVSENRGGVFFKGPAKKVRDFCLSSGIASGISFELSSWKDIQGPDDLYEVAAMFPFEKLLSPKTKFRIDATTKDNLTDSRYATYRLKDAIFDRFRAQGLELPEADREEPEVLFYLRSRTDHVKLFLALHPQPLQRRGHGREGGEAPLRETLAQALLRFSGWKVGEKLYDPFCGSGTLLIEAALRMRNGGWVNYKSLSRSSIFTRLFGPCKAKEEWESKGEVLLFGSDISEEAIALAKKNAKEAGVADLIQWTVASAEEPAEDFEFKQGKIVTNPPYGVRIGDRESASELYASWGKSLKENFPGSYISMVAGDPSLLGYLKLKADKEQSVTIAKLKGKLVAYQID, encoded by the coding sequence ATGTTCCACGCTTCCTGCGGGGACGGACTTTCCTTCCTACTTGCAGAAGAAGTAAAAGAGGCAGGCTTAGAACTCGTTTCCGAAAACAGAGGCGGCGTGTTCTTCAAAGGCCCTGCCAAGAAGGTAAGGGATTTTTGCCTAAGCTCCGGGATCGCATCCGGGATCAGCTTCGAACTTTCCTCTTGGAAGGATATACAGGGTCCGGACGATCTCTACGAAGTCGCAGCTATGTTCCCTTTCGAGAAGCTTCTCTCTCCTAAGACAAAGTTCAGGATAGACGCGACCACCAAGGATAATCTAACCGATTCACGTTACGCGACATACAGACTCAAGGACGCGATCTTCGATCGCTTTAGGGCCCAAGGTTTGGAACTTCCTGAAGCAGATAGAGAAGAACCTGAAGTATTGTTCTATCTTCGTTCCCGTACCGATCACGTAAAATTGTTCCTCGCACTTCATCCTCAACCTTTACAAAGAAGAGGACATGGAAGAGAAGGCGGAGAGGCTCCTCTCAGAGAGACTTTGGCCCAGGCACTTCTCCGTTTCTCCGGCTGGAAGGTGGGAGAAAAGCTGTATGATCCGTTCTGCGGATCCGGAACACTTCTCATTGAAGCCGCGCTCCGAATGAGAAACGGGGGCTGGGTAAATTACAAAAGCCTTTCCAGATCCAGCATATTCACCCGCCTATTCGGACCTTGCAAGGCAAAGGAAGAATGGGAATCCAAGGGAGAAGTATTGCTATTCGGCTCCGATATCTCCGAAGAGGCCATCGCTCTTGCCAAAAAGAATGCGAAGGAAGCGGGAGTCGCGGATCTGATCCAATGGACCGTTGCTTCCGCAGAAGAACCTGCGGAAGATTTCGAGTTCAAACAAGGTAAGATCGTAACCAATCCTCCTTATGGAGTAAGGATTGGAGATCGGGAATCCGCCTCCGAACTCTATGCAAGTTGGGGAAAGTCCTTAAAGGAGAACTTTCCAGGATCCTATATCTCTATGGTGGCAGGAGATCCTTCCCTCTTAGGTTATCTGAAACTAAAGGCTGACAAAGAACAGTCTGTTACGATAGCCAAGTTGAAAGGAAAATTGGTTGCCTACCAGATCGACTAA
- a CDS encoding KamA family radical SAM protein, giving the protein MEEIVKKEGVPALESPEDARRSLYSSLDWKDYKSQLQKRVRSEELYKYFQLTGSERSGIQDTIRLNVGATPYYLSLSDPNDPNCPIRKMIVPRQEEAFFSSEEALDPLHEEDLSPVKGLTHMYPDRVLLFSNHECSVYCRHCMRGRKVSDSSERMDSVDLERCFEYIRDHSEISDVVISGGDPLNLSDVKIDWILENLERIPHIKICRIGTRNPVTLPMRITTELCKIIESHNTDRLSVFCNTQFNHEKECTPEAKEAILRLLKAGVSVGNQSVILQGINDDGEAMLRLHRKLLEMRIRAYYMYDPELIPGSRGFRTPLAKGIQIIEYMRGKIAGMGIPQFVNDLPGGGGKITLGPNWYLGFHRESRNHVFRSAVRGTYHLSPEPVGSEYDDLYPSLDLETWEKIRENAYSANRGLRLGQGES; this is encoded by the coding sequence ATGGAAGAGATCGTAAAAAAAGAAGGAGTTCCTGCATTGGAATCTCCCGAGGATGCAAGAAGAAGTCTGTATTCTTCATTAGATTGGAAGGATTACAAAAGCCAGCTCCAAAAGCGTGTTCGCTCCGAAGAACTGTATAAATACTTTCAACTTACCGGATCCGAAAGGTCGGGTATCCAAGATACCATTCGATTGAATGTGGGCGCGACCCCATATTATCTTTCTCTTTCTGATCCGAATGATCCGAACTGTCCTATCCGGAAGATGATCGTTCCAAGACAAGAAGAAGCGTTCTTCTCTTCGGAAGAAGCATTGGACCCTTTGCACGAAGAAGATCTTTCCCCGGTAAAGGGTCTTACTCATATGTATCCGGACCGAGTATTACTTTTTTCTAATCATGAATGTTCCGTGTATTGCAGACATTGCATGAGGGGGAGAAAGGTTTCCGATAGCTCCGAGAGGATGGACAGCGTGGACCTGGAACGCTGTTTCGAGTATATCCGGGATCATTCGGAGATTTCGGATGTTGTGATCTCAGGAGGAGATCCTCTCAATCTTTCCGATGTCAAGATAGACTGGATCTTAGAGAATCTGGAAAGGATCCCTCATATTAAGATCTGTAGGATCGGCACCCGTAATCCGGTCACTCTACCTATGAGGATCACAACAGAGCTTTGTAAGATCATAGAGTCGCATAATACGGATCGTTTATCTGTTTTTTGTAATACACAATTCAATCATGAGAAGGAATGCACTCCCGAGGCTAAAGAAGCGATTCTCAGACTGTTGAAGGCCGGGGTCAGCGTGGGAAACCAATCTGTTATATTGCAAGGCATCAATGACGATGGGGAAGCAATGCTTCGACTCCACCGGAAACTTTTAGAGATGAGAATAAGGGCCTACTATATGTACGATCCTGAATTGATCCCTGGCTCTCGTGGGTTTCGTACGCCTCTTGCAAAAGGCATTCAAATTATCGAATATATGAGAGGAAAGATCGCCGGCATGGGGATCCCTCAGTTTGTGAACGATCTTCCTGGCGGAGGAGGAAAGATCACACTTGGTCCGAATTGGTATCTTGGATTTCATAGAGAAAGTCGGAACCATGTATTTCGCTCCGCAGTCAGAGGCACCTATCATTTGAGTCCTGAACCGGTAGGAAGCGAATATGATGATCTTTATCCTTCGTTGGATTTAGAGACCTGGGAAAAAATCCGTGAGAATGCGTATTCCGCAAACCGAGGACTTCGCTTAGGACAGGGGGAATCATGA
- a CDS encoding iron-containing redox enzyme family protein: MSVFREELIRQVAEHPVLTSNSWLEEKEDRMERSDLLLWLKQEYFVSVAFVNWFLHTAALTNHVPSKIILVHNIWEELGEGKEEDSHVSILRKFLSEMGEVVSDQDLLPETENYLSLMNRITTTDFYAALGALGPANEYLLKLEYSRMYASYRDLKSRVPLPEGKFFQVNLEADESHAEKLFRLIESVATDPEKQDRVREGSRLALDARLVFYEGLQRVDRKVLY; the protein is encoded by the coding sequence ATGAGTGTTTTTCGAGAAGAATTAATCCGACAGGTGGCCGAGCATCCGGTCCTGACTTCCAATTCCTGGTTGGAAGAAAAGGAAGATAGAATGGAGAGGTCCGATCTCTTGCTTTGGCTCAAACAGGAATATTTTGTTTCTGTGGCCTTTGTGAATTGGTTTTTGCATACTGCGGCTCTTACGAATCATGTTCCTTCTAAGATCATCCTCGTGCACAATATCTGGGAAGAATTGGGCGAAGGGAAAGAAGAGGATTCCCATGTATCTATCTTGCGAAAATTCCTCTCGGAAATGGGAGAAGTTGTAAGCGATCAGGATCTGCTTCCGGAAACGGAGAATTATCTTTCCTTAATGAATCGGATCACAACGACCGATTTTTATGCGGCCTTGGGAGCTCTAGGCCCTGCAAATGAATACCTTCTAAAATTGGAATATTCCAGAATGTATGCATCCTATCGGGATCTGAAATCGAGAGTCCCTCTTCCGGAAGGAAAATTCTTCCAAGTCAATTTGGAAGCAGACGAATCCCATGCGGAGAAACTATTTCGTCTGATCGAATCAGTCGCTACCGATCCGGAAAAACAGGATCGAGTGAGAGAAGGAAGTCGATTGGCATTGGACGCGAGACTCGTGTTCTACGAAGGATTGCAGAGAGTAGATCGAAAAGTCTTATATTAA
- a CDS encoding HAD family hydrolase, translating to MDWNPKRIRALAFDVDGTLFSSEGIILETYAEAIRRFSLDSGIPIEVPNRERIMLEIGKPVKTIFLNLVPQLKESERDKISDSVLNLLVSKILQGEGEFYPKVTETVTSLKNKGYQILAASNGRRPYVETILKVSNILQLFDPVVVLDNVEIKTKPDIVAKYLQDYSLAPDEILMIGDRSSDHEAARKNGTPFAFCAYGHAPAGEIPDWEVSLAQLEDLDRLF from the coding sequence ATGGATTGGAATCCGAAACGAATCCGCGCCCTCGCCTTCGATGTGGACGGAACCCTATTTTCTTCCGAAGGAATCATACTCGAAACCTACGCCGAAGCAATCCGTAGATTCTCCTTGGACTCCGGGATCCCGATCGAGGTTCCCAACCGGGAAAGGATCATGCTGGAAATCGGCAAACCGGTCAAAACCATCTTTTTAAATCTGGTTCCCCAGCTAAAGGAATCCGAGAGAGACAAGATCTCCGACTCCGTTCTGAACCTTTTAGTGTCGAAGATACTACAAGGAGAAGGTGAATTCTATCCGAAAGTCACCGAAACGGTCACTTCCCTCAAGAATAAGGGCTATCAGATCCTAGCTGCCTCCAACGGAAGAAGGCCTTATGTTGAAACCATCCTGAAAGTGTCGAACATACTACAACTATTTGATCCGGTGGTGGTCCTGGACAATGTGGAGATCAAGACCAAGCCGGACATAGTGGCAAAATATCTGCAAGATTACTCCCTGGCTCCCGATGAGATCCTAATGATAGGCGACAGGAGTTCCGACCACGAGGCTGCTCGCAAGAATGGCACCCCATTTGCATTCTGTGCCTATGGGCACGCGCCTGCGGGAGAAATTCCGGATTGGGAAGTCAGTCTAGCCCAATTAGAAGATCTAGACCGCTTATTCTAA
- a CDS encoding acetylglutamate kinase → MNHQEILLKLLEVTENSKDSFQFLKLFRSLEPEKFAVIHASSETLTESAEAFLHNLKLLQKLQLFPVVVLEKDGVSYANLFYRSPSSKISLESIKDSMTEEESLPGSRNLPAKWFRNPSQALESVQSSLKEKKIPVFVTDQGGTDIYPYLGNLCKELKTKKLILLTTRSGLYTLEDHKISILDFESEEKLIREDEELFQECKKIFSFSGDPNLQIAITSAPGLLKELFTIKGSGTLVRKKNKIEYHSNFAKLDHARLNHLIEDSFGRGLKSGFWEREFSGIVLESEYKGCALLQNTPWGTFLSKFAVNEIARGEGVGRDIWDEMRKKAPVLFWRARSENTISKWYAKECSGLQKEGIWIYFWIGLKEKEIPAVCDFLRNLPEDLEPKKQSNPSL, encoded by the coding sequence ATGAATCACCAGGAGATCCTCCTCAAACTCCTAGAAGTTACCGAGAATTCCAAGGATAGCTTCCAGTTCTTGAAACTTTTCCGGTCCTTAGAACCGGAAAAGTTTGCGGTCATTCATGCGAGTTCTGAGACATTAACCGAATCTGCCGAAGCATTCCTACACAATCTAAAGCTATTACAAAAATTGCAACTATTCCCGGTCGTTGTCTTGGAGAAGGACGGGGTATCCTATGCGAACTTATTCTATCGCTCCCCTTCTTCTAAGATCAGCTTAGAGTCCATCAAGGATTCCATGACGGAGGAAGAAAGTCTCCCTGGTTCCAGAAATCTTCCGGCAAAATGGTTCCGTAATCCAAGCCAAGCCTTGGAATCCGTCCAATCTTCTCTCAAAGAAAAGAAGATCCCCGTATTCGTTACGGACCAAGGAGGAACGGACATCTATCCTTATCTTGGAAATCTTTGCAAGGAACTCAAGACAAAGAAACTGATCCTACTCACCACAAGAAGCGGATTATATACATTAGAAGATCATAAAATTTCTATTCTGGATTTCGAATCCGAAGAAAAGCTGATCCGAGAAGACGAGGAACTCTTCCAAGAATGCAAAAAGATCTTCTCTTTTTCCGGAGATCCGAATCTACAGATCGCGATCACTTCCGCTCCCGGCTTGCTAAAGGAATTATTCACGATCAAAGGAAGTGGGACTCTAGTCAGAAAGAAGAACAAGATAGAGTATCATTCCAACTTTGCAAAATTGGATCATGCAAGGCTCAATCATTTGATCGAGGATTCTTTTGGTAGAGGACTAAAGTCCGGATTCTGGGAAAGGGAATTCTCCGGGATCGTATTAGAGTCCGAATATAAAGGCTGTGCTCTCTTGCAAAATACTCCTTGGGGCACTTTCCTTTCTAAATTTGCAGTGAACGAAATTGCCAGAGGAGAAGGCGTAGGAAGGGACATCTGGGACGAGATGAGAAAAAAGGCCCCGGTCCTTTTCTGGAGAGCGAGATCAGAGAACACGATCTCCAAATGGTATGCGAAAGAATGTAGCGGTCTCCAAAAAGAAGGCATCTGGATCTATTTCTGGATCGGTCTAAAGGAAAAAGAGATCCCGGCAGTCTGCGATTTCCTCAGAAATCTTCCGGAAGATCTGGAACCAAAGAAACAAAGCAATCCTTCTCTATGA